aaaaacgacGCGTGGGAGGACatcagaaataaatttaacaattctgATAATGTGTCTCATAAAGTAAGGTAACacgtatttcataaaattcttccataattaattgataacagtagtttatcatatttttaggCGAGTGTTgcacaactaaaaaaaatgtggcaaaatttaaaaagccgGGCGAGGGAGGCAAAGGCTGCACTCGcgcaaaaaaaattgactgactGTGGGCCTGCACATCCTGATATAGAGGTGGAAGAGACCCAAGTCCTTTCTATTATACCCACAGTGATACCATCGATCAATGTCAAGATAGACAGTGATATCAGTCAACCAAGAACTTTTAAATCATGCAAGTATTTAGGTCCTACATTTATTTGACAGAGCGTCgttggctcaggggttaagcacttgacttgaaaTCTGctggtcctgggttcgaatcccgccatgtaccaatgtgtttttcgatttacatatgtacatttatccgacgttcttacggtgaaggaaaacatcgtgatgcaacctgcacatatctaagaaattcaatgatgtgtgaagtcaaccaacccgcactgggccagcgtggttgactatggcctagtcacccctaacttggggtaggctctgagcccctcggtggggatgtatagtgagctgatgatgatgatttatttGACTTGAATAactacttataaattaaactgttCAGACAGTCGGTGAATATcctatatttgtattttgagATGAGGCCATCATTTAATGAAGCCTATAcccttatatatataaaagaatacaaaggCAGGACAGAAACATTGAAACCTCTCAAATGAGATAGCAAAGTATGAAAAAAGTGcacactatttttaataattatctgTCAAATTAGAAACTTCTGTTGTGATTACTGCTTTCTTTATCTCTTAACTCtatccgcacggaattaaagaaaaaacttaaaaagtctatgtgttcttccagattatgtttcacatctgtgccaaatttcatcaatatacattgagccgttccaaaaataccttctaacaaacattcacatttatattattattaagaagttactagtaaatgtatatttgtgtttagtgcatgttaactaaacaaagaggtagcttttaatataaaaaaagtaaaaatcatcaatttgttacttagaCCCTTTTACATAGGAGACATCAATATAGTACTtagtttaaacaaaacatttatttagtataaactagctcttacccgcgactccgtccgcgcggaataaaaaatagaaaacgtttcctggttctaagctacctgcccaccaattttcagtcaaatcgattcagccgttcttgagttataaatagtgtaactaacacgactttcttttatatatatatagaagattatttatgttgttactaatttaatcttaattgGTTTAAGGTCCAGATGATGATAGTCCACACGGGCAGCAAAAGAGCAGTGGAATTATAGATTTTGAAGTTCATATGGTCGGAGAAGATGGAGATAAGCCGGAGTCTATTCAGGGAACTTCAAACCAACCCCAAGTCATTCAACAAACGAATAGCCCAAATCAAAATACAACATCCTCGGTAAACAGGagaagaaaatttttaaaagcttcGAGAGAATGTttagagaatttaaaaataaaattggtgAGAACAGAAATATCTAAAATTCAACAACAAATGAAACGGGATGAAGAAAGACATCAAATAGAgatggaaattttaattattaagagggaattacttaaaaaagaattaaataaaagtaatctttattaattcaCTGGCTTGCtttcattttatcattttataaaaaactagctttttcccgcgactccgtccgcgcggaataaaaaaaaaagaaaagaaaacggggtaaaaattatcctatgtcctattcctggttctaagctacctgcccaccaattttcagtcaaatcgattcagccgttcttgagttataaatggtgtaactaacacaactttcttttatatatatataggtagatTTATCAATATCCAGCATCCTCTCTTTGGTGTTGCTCCCTCAGAAGTATATAAAAACAGGAAAGGGTACTTTTCTCTGAAAACTCAGGGTCctgattttgaaatttatgacCTTGACCATGGCCTGGAAGTTGACATGACAATCGGATCTTCAGAAATAGTCAGGTTTATGCATGCCTGAGTAGCAGACAATTGCGAAGCTGGTTAGTAACAGTGGGTATCCATCAATGCCCTTTTTGTTGACACCATTGTTTCAACCGATCACTCATccagaaaataattatgattgtTCAAATACGAATGAGAAATATATTGGAAAGAGTTTGTAATTTGGAAAAAGAGGTTCCCTTGCTTACAATTAAGCCTGAGTAATAAATGTGAGCAACGTAATTGTCTCCTGTGCTGTGTTTCACAATATTGGAATATAAAAGTTCTTCGGGAAGTGTTCAACATCTGATAAAGAACACATTCATTTGAATTaggatttaaattatatggtaaaaataaattaatattaaaacaaagtaaaagctTACTGTTAATTCATCTATTAAATGTTTCTATGATTGATTGGCAGAATGCTCAACCTACAACTTACAATGTTCTAGAATTTTGTAGAGGGACTTCAACACTACTGGGTGTCTTCATCAGTGAAATTATTGTCTCTATTTCttattagtataataaaaatacaactattcaattaataagattaatgATATAGggattatgtatttttaatataatttaggtTAATACCAAGGAGATATTGCGTGCGTATAAATTCGATCCTGAGATAAACCTAAGCAAATACTTAGATAAATGGTGTACGATAAGCCTAAGCAAAGTCTAAGTATGGACTATAAATTTCAGCTTTATTtagtaagtaaattttttgagTTTGCgaatgaaacaaaagaaagagTGTTCAGAAAAGGGACATATCCCTTTTATATTCACACCCCTTCCCACCAATACCTACACCTCACGTTCATCATtctcttattagaaaaggtaaaatatgtattgcgatcttatttatatttcaacaaaGTTCTATTTGCTTTTGCAATATAGATGGGTTCAAAAAATGTTATGGTtttcataaaactatttaaaatattagtcatGATACAAGAAACAGAATGTAAACAAAGTTACCTGCACTTTATAATGCAACTCTAAGCAGCCACTTTTTTTAAGCATAGCCTCCACGGGATCATCATCTCCTTCCGATAGTTTTTCTCGAGGTCTTACGGTCAtgatatatttagtttacttaaaacattacatatttcaatttatttcaacttcgattaatttacaattgtCAATTTTCTTATGTCAATTGATGTATACAGAGTAAAAACGACAGATACAAAAAATGGTAACTATCGTTTTTccgaaaaatttatttcaaaaaagtgtttttgtaaaataataaaatcattcaaCAGCAACATAgcgaacattttatatttttagcgTATAGCTCGGCATAGCTTAGTAATCATAAACGACTTGATTTTATGTCACCATTTACTGGAAAGtggaaataagtaaaaatttcaatgaCATGCGTGCAAAACAGTTTTTTGCACTCAGTTTTTACTAagaattcttaattaaaaccgtacaaaaaaagttttgaaacaaGTTTCGCAAAGCGTTCTGTgaccaaatatatttttgtgtcatattcatgaaaaaagtataaatacatTTCGTAAACTAAGGcaacatgttaaaaatacaattaacatCCATAAAACCTGCAAGGATTTACGaaaagcattttaaaacaatgatgttatatttacaatacagttcttttaaaattcacCATGGAATctgatacattttttacaactaTCGTATAGGTTTCTTCCTCTGGTTTTGCGAATGTCTAAGGgagtaagattatttaatgttaggaaatccgctgctcgtttgtccCTTTATCATATAaaccagggatccccaaattattttggacaagtgacctctttttccaaaatgaactgttacctcagactatggccaaattacctacttttaagatcaattattattatttttcattctgatttaggtcaatagaagacagagtaaGACTTAGCAATGCTTCAAGTTCAATatcgaccactttgggaatccctgctTTAAACAAAGCCTCCATTGttatactttttctttttacttaaCTACATCTTTTTTTGGTTTCACTTTACGATTTCTTTTCTTCGTCTTTTTTGTATCTTGTGTTATATCATACTTATATAATACATCTCCGTTCTCAggatttgttattttaactataaaattctCATTCTCTTCgttaatattgcatttttcGTCTAAATCTTTAATCGTTTTTTCCATGATTGCtatttgtcttttaaaataacgtaCTTGTTCTCTCAAACGTCGTACATTCAAATCTTTTCGGTCGACactttcttttaattcaatgATACGATCACATAGCCTATTAACGTTGTACGAAGTTATCTCTTTGTATAATTCTTCGTAATCTATTTGTGCTTCTGTTACCGGTTCGGGAGAATCTCTTTCTTGTAATGGCAACATTATAGAAATCGGTTCTTGCGCTGACGCACGGCGCGCGTGTGACGAGGCTTTTAAATGTTGATCGGATTCAAGTTCATTTATCAATGAATCGAATGTctggaaaaataattaactattattattatttgagaagaaaaaaatctccGGATTTTAGTCTGTACTAAATTTTTTAGGATTTATGTTTGCTCACTTTCATCTCCTCTGCAATCTTTGTTTACGATGGTCACTTAACAAAAGTaaacttcatatttttttttatgaatttgttaaaacattatctTACAATAACTGGCAAATTTAGAGTGGGTATCGCATTATCTAGCAATCGTCGTCGAGGTTTCTTCGCATGATAGCAATCTTCAGTGAAATGACGGGAACAGATAACGCTAAAGTTTGAAGGATACCAGTTATCCCGTTTTGTGGCTTCAAtccatttcttttttattgttgagtCTTTTGGGAATCTACAAAAAAcagtatgatttaaaaaaaaataagaacacAAAGACTATAACGTCTACTGGAGTAAGTCGTTGACAAAGGGCTAGTTACTTCTATCATTGGGTAAACTAGAACCGCTCTTTGAAGacgaaaaatattaagttggCTAAAAATAACGTTAATTCAAGtgaattttattgctttaaatattaaaaagccaTGAATAGATAATGaataacaatgttaaaaaCACCATTATAGATGTGATTTTTGTTGTGAGGAGCGAAAACGCTTATAAAACTAACATACGCCGATAAGCAGGATCCTTAGTTATGAATAATGgataatttatgaattataatataagaaataaattgcctggtttcttatttattttggccTCTATTCAgcgatgtttttaaaatgtctatgGTTAGACGAAGGAAAGAAAAAGATAGATGCAAAAAGACTTTGCACGTGTGTAAGCGAAATGGatagataacaaaaaacatatgttataGTCTATGAACATCATAAAAACCAGCATAAATTGAGCCAAGATGATActgtgttaaattaatttatcttgaaAACAACTTACCGATGGAAAGTGACTTCGTCGGTTTTTGTGCAGGAAAATCTGCTGTTTTTTCCGCACCATAATATAGCACAAGACgacattgttaaataataaaaacgtcaATATTTAGAGCATATTTTCGTCGCAAACACGTACGAACGGATCAATTTTCTGGCTACTACTGTTTTGTTTTGCCGCCCTTCGGATCAATACCAATCAGTGTatacaaactaaataattttctgaATATGTTTAACCGCTAGTATTCATatctcatttaaattttacgtcAAATATGTTACATATCGTGTATTAAGCATAACtacatactttaatttatcataaattcaaatgagaatctattgtatttaaaaaaatacctttaacTATTTGAATATAAGTTTTTACTCGAAGGATTTGTATAGGATAATGTTCAGataattgatttatgtttagtaattatgtatttaagaatacatgtttgtttgtaatagctttgtatataataataaataaaaaattaccgcAGTTAGTTTCAAAAACTTGagagtaattaaatattaacagatttttgttaattcacTAATATTTGTTGTAACTATTTCAACTAAGatctttacttaaaaataatcgaGTGTCGGGATTAAAACCCTTCGAGCTTTTGTGATCGAAAATACTTATCCGTATATTACTATACCCATTAGGGCATTGGCTTCCATTTTGgccaataaaatagtaataattccCATTAatcaatctttattattagtttacgcagaattgaaaaaaaaaaatcttattaatattataaatgcgattatttggatgtttgtttaaaagtaggtatctccagaacggctgcatggatctcgctaaaatttggcacagatgtagaacatattttggaagaacgcatagacTATTAATTAgctattttaaattccgtgcggaatggcgggcgacagctagtcaagTACATAGCCTATGTTACATAGTGCTAATGTATCTATgtaattgtgaaaaaaaattaaatcggtaaagtagtttttgagttttgttacatacaaaaatacgtGTTctgctttttaattattactagctgtcgcccgcgacttcgtccgcgcgcagttaaaaaatgggggggggggggtttaaaaatagatgttggccgttgattctcagacctactgaatatgctcacaaaatttcatgagaatcggtcaagacgtttcggaggagtacgggaacgaaaactgtgtcacgagaattttatatattagatagtaaattatttgtgGTCTAAGTAATCTGAGATTGAAAAACAGGTAGGCGAGCCTAACATCATTGGCGAGGAAAAAGCGCAACAACTCCGCTATCTCTGCCATTTAGAAAGAATGGATGATGTTCGTGGTGTCAAACGCGCATACATAGATCACCGAGTGGTCGGCGACCAGTTGACCGTCCCAGGTATCGTTGGAtgtagcgttgccaggcgtccggataaagccagacataggtaggctttttgattgcgtgtccggccaaaataaacggatttccggcttttgttaggctttttacatttcccaaacgagagtttACCTATTAAtgctgagacaaaatcctaaataatatagtgtccgacctttctacccaaatgtccggcctaGCTGGTCTGTCCGACTAGTAGGTTTGGTGACCTGGCAACCGTAGCTGCTGGATGGATGAGGTGTATAAAGATCTTCGGTAGGTACAGGACCTGGGTCTGGAATACGCGGGATTGGAGACATTTGTTGTTGGAGGCTCACTTCAGATCACTgcgtcaccctagttagttaAGTGTGTATGGACCATACTTATATGTCCTTaagttttgatttaataatacaaatctacattaagaatctccttaattaataattaactctTGTGGCtgattaacttatttttttttaaattaaaatttctcactcaaatttcaaaaaatttatttttcataaattaaaatatttattttacatataaaattaataattctaatattatgCTAAGATTTTGCTCTTGTTGTGTAACGCGATGTATGCGATGAGAACTGAGAGAGCGGTGGCAAGAACTTCTGAATTAACCCACGGTCCGGAATAACCTGGTGACAAagaaaacttattataattctgattataaatctatataaggTCACAAAAGTAGACATAGggacaaaataacaataggtaATGAAATAAGgagatgaaagtttgtatagaaatatgtaaggtttatgagaatgttttgtaaatttaatatgtttcgaagtaattcttataatttcaagttaaataattaaactaaataactaaaatgcTCCCcgaaaacaatatttcacgAAAACGAAGTCACAAGCACAGctagtttatgtttttttttttttataagagaagggggcaaacgagcagcgtgaacaccaaggtgttcatcgacgcccatggacatctgcaataccagaggaattgAAGATgtgttgccggcctttgagatggtgatacgctcgcttcttgaaggaccctaagtcgtatttatgattatatatatttttttagtgtttaaataatgtttaaaaatgatttgttttatattgtagtttttaatactGTTTAACAGTTTggcgttttgttttaatacatttactttattttattttattctataaaatgttttatgaaaattagaGTTTTGTGGTAAatctattgtatttaaattttttcccccaaattttagatttttttttttgaaaaaaaaaaaaaaactaaaaacgattattacttctttaaaaaaaaaatcgatttttccaATCAAATCCGTTTCCCATTCCTACAGAAAAGGGTAGGAATTTCCATTCCGTGGACTAGACCTTTGATAATACCCAGATAGAGTGGGAACAGGGCGATGATACTCACTGCCAGGATGGTGTAACTGTATAGCAAGTAGAGGTGCAACAGTAGCGGCGGGATCGGCACGGCGTGCACGGCGGAGTGACGCCCAACCTTCCTCATCTAATACCCTCACTTCATGCATACCGGAGCGAGCGACTGCTGGTTCTTCAGTCCATGACACCTGTTACCAATAAAAAtggtttgtaaattaaatatgaaagacgaattaaacaaagaagtagtagtagtagtaggggctcagttttctgcaactccacgacaagcgcgtattttgcgttaAGGCAGGCTGTAGGTTACTCCAGCCAACCCAACTCGCCAAAGAACTCCAGCAGTCCCTTAATGTTGCTGGTGATCTCTGGCGGCGACCTCGGCAGACCGAGGTATCTGACCCTGTAGTCGGACACTGCCGGGCAGtgtcttaataattaaacaaggAAGTAATTAGATTGAATTTGGCTAGCTATCTTTAATCTCTATGGATACTTTCTTTAGTCTTCTACCTTTATAGCTATAAAGGTAGAAGactaaagaaagtatggattgtgtgaaagaggatatgcatAAGAcggtgaattcagatatgacggctgatagagatgatTGGAGGAGCACATAGTGTACTGTACACTATGTAGGGAAGAAGGCAAGCTGATTCTGGTGATGAGacatcttttttattaggGTTGTgattattcaataaacaaaGATGTAAATGCACATGAACAATgcacaagaaataaaataaaaggtagCAAGGTGGCCTTATTTGTTAGCTATGATAATTttccaatagaaaaaaattgagaagtaaaaggATAGCGTGGTATGGGCATGTTATCAGTAGGGAAGAATTGCATGAGGCAAAGAGAATGTTAAGTATGAGTATGAAGGTAaaccggtagaggtaggcctaggaagagatggatggattgtgtgaaaggtgacatgatcaagaagggggtgacaatggagatgacggcagacagattcatTTAGAGGActgaaacctggtgcaccaaTGGTGGTGTATTacgtgtatttttttgtactattCTAACTCTTAACTATCTATATCTAACTGTATCTtgtaatatagtaaatatagtCTTGGTATATACAGAGCTCATATTATTCATCATATGAGCTCTTTATACCagcagtaaataattaattgggTCATTAACTgagtaaaagtattttttttcatggtGATCTTTAAACACAATGCAAGTGAacgaatttatttcataaatggAATCTATAAACTAGATGATAACCAAAAAGACTTACCTGGTACTTGTTCTCTCCAATACGAGCAGCTGTTAAAGGTTTTCCATCAACTTCAGCGTATAACGCGTAGTTTGGTGGCAATGGATTGTCACAAACTAGTGTAAATTCTGTAATATAAGCGATTTGTGTGACAATAGTCGCATCTAAACTTGTGAATGATGCTGCTTCAACTTTGGGGTTTTGGCAATTTTGGCCATTAGCACCGCTAAATAAAGCAATAGCTGAAACTAAAAGCACAAATTTTGTAACCATT
The nucleotide sequence above comes from Papilio machaon chromosome 28, ilPapMach1.1, whole genome shotgun sequence. Encoded proteins:
- the LOC123722638 gene encoding myb/SANT-like DNA-binding domain-containing protein 3 → MDFGDKRKKQKPYSEYERQTLMQLVQQKIDIVENRRTDVITQKKKNDAWEDIRNKFNNSDNVSHKASVAQLKKMWQNLKSRAREAKAALAQKKLTDCGPAHPDIEVEETQVLSIIPTVIPSINVKIDSDISQPRTFKSCKYLGPTFI
- the LOC106710508 gene encoding THAP domain-containing protein 1; the encoded protein is MSSCAILWCGKNSRFSCTKTDEVTFHRFPKDSTIKKKWIEATKRDNWYPSNFSVICSRHFTEDCYHAKKPRRRLLDNAIPTLNLPVITFDSLINELESDQHLKASSHARRASAQEPISIMLPLQERDSPEPVTEAQIDYEELYKEITSYNVNRLCDRIIELKESVDRKDLNVRRLREQVRYFKRQIAIMEKTIKDLDEKCNINEENENFIVKITNPENGDVLYKYDITQDTKKTKKRNRKVKPKKDVVK
- the LOC106710512 gene encoding translocon-associated protein subunit delta translates to MVTKFVLLVSAIALFSGANGQNCQNPKVEAASFTSLDATIVTQIAYITEFTLVCDNPLPPNYALYAEVDGKPLTAARIGENKYQVSWTEEPAVARSGMHEVRVLDEEGWASLRRARRADPAATVAPLLAIQLHHPGSYSGPWVNSEVLATALSVLIAYIALHNKSKILA